A single window of Coffea eugenioides isolate CCC68of chromosome 7, Ceug_1.0, whole genome shotgun sequence DNA harbors:
- the LOC113778863 gene encoding uncharacterized protein LOC113778863 isoform X2, with product MAMSSLAAAKSKSFLSRLKTLLTFQNFNHTLTEMCPPPVFERGEIEFSKWRKLDARKMGINQSMIPMSPWIVLKILKNEGFEAYFVGGCVRDLVLKRVPKDFDVITSAALTQVRKKFHRSMIIGRRFPICQVNIKGSVVEVSSFQTRAQHNDGKDGKFSVSQLPKGCDKKDLGRWRNCMHRDFTVNSLFFDPFVNKIYDYADALSDLKLSKLRTLIPAKLSFEEDCARILRALRLAARLGLSFSEDTESAIHKLSSSILSLAKSRILMELNYMLSYGAAEPSLSLLRRFHLLEILLPLQEAHLTQQAHISGQSPSMLMKLFSNLDKLVSCDRPADSSLWVAILAFHLALISNPQHPLVVLTVASVLFHGKWEEGVKFARQHAQEVQIYIPEIASCSDSISDDELADKVSELAVQVQNSVCFLSEAEILLKEMAKFPAFECPGLVFVPKKLGASAKQIFDVLVRDLTFLRTKRASMEINYDSLKKGNAREARFVLGQIILHTLGCELVIGDEVMRKDKIRLHALDPEKNAEILAENSPLVVDQRKKTDTKRTVKAANFAEEQVVSKKQKLFEKIGGLSELGRDMDQMLTADTESMDLDGKKQDLLEDDSCSEVAKKCRKGKSKETGSLLQVYASKMLEKADSHGVPREEIKSMLETLKFQAGKHEAPVKEQKTSGDEEYKKSAEKHLKLLEQVNNDVARKQPKSKESCLLHQEPDTEQQNVVVEYIGGNVHQNRRVLEKGVNHKNEKLEGRPQTLSSLFK from the exons ATGGCGATGTCTTCGCTTGCCGCCGCCAAAAGCAAATCTTTTCTCTCGCGCCTTAAAACCCTTCTCACCTTCCAG AATTTCAATCACACTCTTACTGAAATGTGCCCTCCTCCAGTTTTTGAGCGAG GGGaaattgaattttcaaaatgGAGAAAGCTGGATGCAAGGAAAATGGGGATAAATCAATCAATGATACCGATGTCCCCGTGGATTGTCCTGAAGATTCTTAAAAATGAAG GTTTTGAGGCATACTTTGTTGGCGGATGTGTGAGAGATTTAGTCCTGAAGCGAGTACCAAAAGATTTTGATGTGATCACATCAGCCGCACTTACTCAG GTGCGAAAGAAGTTTCATCGATCTATGATCATAGGAAGGCGATTTCCTATATGTCAAGTGAATATCAAAGGCAGTGTAGTGGAG GTATCAAGCTTCCAAACACGTGCACAACATAATGATGGGAAGGATGGCAAGTTTTCTGTCTCTCAATTGCCAAAAGGATGTGATAAAAAGGACCTTGGTCGTTGGAGGAATTGCATGCATCGCGACTTTACTGTTAACAG CTTGTTCTTTGATCCTTTTGTGAATAAAATCTATGATTATGCTGATGCACTTTCAGATTTGAAGTTATCAAAG CTGCGGACTTTAATTCCTGCCAAACTGTCATTTGAAGAAGATTGTG CAAGGATCTTGCGTGCCTTGAGACTAGCAGCTCGTCTGGGCTTGTCTTTTTCAGAAGATACTGAAAGTGCTATACATAAGCTCTCTTCATCCATCCTGAGCTTAGCTAAG TCTAGGATCTTGATGGAATTAAACTATATGCTGTCTTATGGGGCTGCTGAGCCTTCGCTATCTTTACTTCGGAGATTCCACCTACTTGAGATCCTGCTACCTCTCCAA GAGGCACATCTTACTCAACAAGCTCATATATCTGGTCAAAGTCCCTCGATGCTGATG aaactATTTTCCAATTTGGATAAGTTGGTTAGTTGTGATCGACCTGCTGATAGCTCCTTGTG GGTTGCAATATTGGCCTTTCACTTGGCATTAATTAGTAATCCTCAACATCCTCTTGTTGTGTTAACCGTTGCATCAGTACTTTTTCATGGAAAGTGGGAAGAAGGTGTCAAATTTGCAAGACAGCATGCTCAAGAAGTGCAAATTTATATTCCTGAAATTGCAAGTTGCTCTGACTCAATATCAGATGATGAACTTGCTGATAAAGTTAGTGAGTTGGCTGTGCAAGTGCAAAACTCTGTCTGTTTTTTGTCTGAAGCGGAAATCCTTCTTAAAGAGATGGCAAAATTTCCAGCATTCGAGTGCCCTGGCTTG GTATTTGTACCCAAGAAGTTGGGGGCCTCTGCAAAGCAGATATTTGATGTGCTAGTGAGAGATTTGACATTCCTAAGGACAAAAAGAGCAAGTATGGAAATAAATTATGATTCCTTAAAGAAaggaaacgctcgtgaggcaaGATTTGTCCTTGGCCAAATCATTTTGCATACATTGGGTTGTGAACTTGTCATAGGAGATGAGGTGAtgagaaaagataaaattagaTTGCATGCACTTGATCCAGAAAAGAATGCAGAGATACTGGCAGAAAATTCTCCTCTTGTTGTTGATCAGAGGAAAAAGACTGATACAAAACGCACTGTAAAAGCTGCTAATTTTGCGGAAGAACAAGTAGTTTCCAAGAAGCAGAAGTTGTTTGAAAAGATTGGTGGACTTTCTGAGCTAGGAAGAGATATGGATCAAATGCTAACTGCTGATACAGAGTCAATGGATCTAGATGGGAAAAAGCAAGATTTGTTAGAGGACGATTCCTGCTCAGAGGTTGCTAAGAAGTGTCGCAAAGGGAAGAGTAAAGAAACAGGCAGTTTGCTGCAGGTTTATGCAAGTAAGATGCTGGAAAAGGCAGATAGTCATGGGGTGCCTCGAGAAGAGATAAAATCAATGCTGGAAACTCTGAAATTTCAAGCAGGGAAACATGAGGCTCCTGTTAAGGAGCAGAAGACATCTGGTGATGAAGAGTACAAGAAGAGTGCTGAGAAGCATTTGAAGCTTTTGGAGCAAGTAAATAATGATGTTGCAAGAAAGCAGCCAAAATCTAAAGAGAGTTGCCTTTTGCATCAGGAACCAGATACTGAGCAACAGAATGTGGTGGTTGAGTATATCGGAGGTAATGTACATCAAAATAGGCGCGTTCTGGAGAAGGGTGTAAATCataaaaatgagaaactagaaggCAGACCTCAAACACTTTCTAGTCTATTCAAATGA
- the LOC113778863 gene encoding uncharacterized protein LOC113778863 isoform X1 — protein MAMSSLAAAKSKSFLSRLKTLLTFQNFNHTLTEMCPPPVFERDDGVGEIEFSKWRKLDARKMGINQSMIPMSPWIVLKILKNEGFEAYFVGGCVRDLVLKRVPKDFDVITSAALTQVRKKFHRSMIIGRRFPICQVNIKGSVVEVSSFQTRAQHNDGKDGKFSVSQLPKGCDKKDLGRWRNCMHRDFTVNSLFFDPFVNKIYDYADALSDLKLSKLRTLIPAKLSFEEDCARILRALRLAARLGLSFSEDTESAIHKLSSSILSLAKSRILMELNYMLSYGAAEPSLSLLRRFHLLEILLPLQEAHLTQQAHISGQSPSMLMKLFSNLDKLVSCDRPADSSLWVAILAFHLALISNPQHPLVVLTVASVLFHGKWEEGVKFARQHAQEVQIYIPEIASCSDSISDDELADKVSELAVQVQNSVCFLSEAEILLKEMAKFPAFECPGLVFVPKKLGASAKQIFDVLVRDLTFLRTKRASMEINYDSLKKGNAREARFVLGQIILHTLGCELVIGDEVMRKDKIRLHALDPEKNAEILAENSPLVVDQRKKTDTKRTVKAANFAEEQVVSKKQKLFEKIGGLSELGRDMDQMLTADTESMDLDGKKQDLLEDDSCSEVAKKCRKGKSKETGSLLQVYASKMLEKADSHGVPREEIKSMLETLKFQAGKHEAPVKEQKTSGDEEYKKSAEKHLKLLEQVNNDVARKQPKSKESCLLHQEPDTEQQNVVVEYIGGNVHQNRRVLEKGVNHKNEKLEGRPQTLSSLFK, from the exons ATGGCGATGTCTTCGCTTGCCGCCGCCAAAAGCAAATCTTTTCTCTCGCGCCTTAAAACCCTTCTCACCTTCCAG AATTTCAATCACACTCTTACTGAAATGTGCCCTCCTCCAGTTTTTGAGCGAG ATGATGGTGTAGGGGaaattgaattttcaaaatgGAGAAAGCTGGATGCAAGGAAAATGGGGATAAATCAATCAATGATACCGATGTCCCCGTGGATTGTCCTGAAGATTCTTAAAAATGAAG GTTTTGAGGCATACTTTGTTGGCGGATGTGTGAGAGATTTAGTCCTGAAGCGAGTACCAAAAGATTTTGATGTGATCACATCAGCCGCACTTACTCAG GTGCGAAAGAAGTTTCATCGATCTATGATCATAGGAAGGCGATTTCCTATATGTCAAGTGAATATCAAAGGCAGTGTAGTGGAG GTATCAAGCTTCCAAACACGTGCACAACATAATGATGGGAAGGATGGCAAGTTTTCTGTCTCTCAATTGCCAAAAGGATGTGATAAAAAGGACCTTGGTCGTTGGAGGAATTGCATGCATCGCGACTTTACTGTTAACAG CTTGTTCTTTGATCCTTTTGTGAATAAAATCTATGATTATGCTGATGCACTTTCAGATTTGAAGTTATCAAAG CTGCGGACTTTAATTCCTGCCAAACTGTCATTTGAAGAAGATTGTG CAAGGATCTTGCGTGCCTTGAGACTAGCAGCTCGTCTGGGCTTGTCTTTTTCAGAAGATACTGAAAGTGCTATACATAAGCTCTCTTCATCCATCCTGAGCTTAGCTAAG TCTAGGATCTTGATGGAATTAAACTATATGCTGTCTTATGGGGCTGCTGAGCCTTCGCTATCTTTACTTCGGAGATTCCACCTACTTGAGATCCTGCTACCTCTCCAA GAGGCACATCTTACTCAACAAGCTCATATATCTGGTCAAAGTCCCTCGATGCTGATG aaactATTTTCCAATTTGGATAAGTTGGTTAGTTGTGATCGACCTGCTGATAGCTCCTTGTG GGTTGCAATATTGGCCTTTCACTTGGCATTAATTAGTAATCCTCAACATCCTCTTGTTGTGTTAACCGTTGCATCAGTACTTTTTCATGGAAAGTGGGAAGAAGGTGTCAAATTTGCAAGACAGCATGCTCAAGAAGTGCAAATTTATATTCCTGAAATTGCAAGTTGCTCTGACTCAATATCAGATGATGAACTTGCTGATAAAGTTAGTGAGTTGGCTGTGCAAGTGCAAAACTCTGTCTGTTTTTTGTCTGAAGCGGAAATCCTTCTTAAAGAGATGGCAAAATTTCCAGCATTCGAGTGCCCTGGCTTG GTATTTGTACCCAAGAAGTTGGGGGCCTCTGCAAAGCAGATATTTGATGTGCTAGTGAGAGATTTGACATTCCTAAGGACAAAAAGAGCAAGTATGGAAATAAATTATGATTCCTTAAAGAAaggaaacgctcgtgaggcaaGATTTGTCCTTGGCCAAATCATTTTGCATACATTGGGTTGTGAACTTGTCATAGGAGATGAGGTGAtgagaaaagataaaattagaTTGCATGCACTTGATCCAGAAAAGAATGCAGAGATACTGGCAGAAAATTCTCCTCTTGTTGTTGATCAGAGGAAAAAGACTGATACAAAACGCACTGTAAAAGCTGCTAATTTTGCGGAAGAACAAGTAGTTTCCAAGAAGCAGAAGTTGTTTGAAAAGATTGGTGGACTTTCTGAGCTAGGAAGAGATATGGATCAAATGCTAACTGCTGATACAGAGTCAATGGATCTAGATGGGAAAAAGCAAGATTTGTTAGAGGACGATTCCTGCTCAGAGGTTGCTAAGAAGTGTCGCAAAGGGAAGAGTAAAGAAACAGGCAGTTTGCTGCAGGTTTATGCAAGTAAGATGCTGGAAAAGGCAGATAGTCATGGGGTGCCTCGAGAAGAGATAAAATCAATGCTGGAAACTCTGAAATTTCAAGCAGGGAAACATGAGGCTCCTGTTAAGGAGCAGAAGACATCTGGTGATGAAGAGTACAAGAAGAGTGCTGAGAAGCATTTGAAGCTTTTGGAGCAAGTAAATAATGATGTTGCAAGAAAGCAGCCAAAATCTAAAGAGAGTTGCCTTTTGCATCAGGAACCAGATACTGAGCAACAGAATGTGGTGGTTGAGTATATCGGAGGTAATGTACATCAAAATAGGCGCGTTCTGGAGAAGGGTGTAAATCataaaaatgagaaactagaaggCAGACCTCAAACACTTTCTAGTCTATTCAAATGA
- the LOC113778863 gene encoding uncharacterized protein LOC113778863 isoform X3, whose protein sequence is MGINQSMIPMSPWIVLKILKNEGFEAYFVGGCVRDLVLKRVPKDFDVITSAALTQVRKKFHRSMIIGRRFPICQVNIKGSVVEVSSFQTRAQHNDGKDGKFSVSQLPKGCDKKDLGRWRNCMHRDFTVNSLFFDPFVNKIYDYADALSDLKLSKLRTLIPAKLSFEEDCARILRALRLAARLGLSFSEDTESAIHKLSSSILSLAKSRILMELNYMLSYGAAEPSLSLLRRFHLLEILLPLQEAHLTQQAHISGQSPSMLMKLFSNLDKLVSCDRPADSSLWVAILAFHLALISNPQHPLVVLTVASVLFHGKWEEGVKFARQHAQEVQIYIPEIASCSDSISDDELADKVSELAVQVQNSVCFLSEAEILLKEMAKFPAFECPGLVFVPKKLGASAKQIFDVLVRDLTFLRTKRASMEINYDSLKKGNAREARFVLGQIILHTLGCELVIGDEVMRKDKIRLHALDPEKNAEILAENSPLVVDQRKKTDTKRTVKAANFAEEQVVSKKQKLFEKIGGLSELGRDMDQMLTADTESMDLDGKKQDLLEDDSCSEVAKKCRKGKSKETGSLLQVYASKMLEKADSHGVPREEIKSMLETLKFQAGKHEAPVKEQKTSGDEEYKKSAEKHLKLLEQVNNDVARKQPKSKESCLLHQEPDTEQQNVVVEYIGGNVHQNRRVLEKGVNHKNEKLEGRPQTLSSLFK, encoded by the exons ATGGGGATAAATCAATCAATGATACCGATGTCCCCGTGGATTGTCCTGAAGATTCTTAAAAATGAAG GTTTTGAGGCATACTTTGTTGGCGGATGTGTGAGAGATTTAGTCCTGAAGCGAGTACCAAAAGATTTTGATGTGATCACATCAGCCGCACTTACTCAG GTGCGAAAGAAGTTTCATCGATCTATGATCATAGGAAGGCGATTTCCTATATGTCAAGTGAATATCAAAGGCAGTGTAGTGGAG GTATCAAGCTTCCAAACACGTGCACAACATAATGATGGGAAGGATGGCAAGTTTTCTGTCTCTCAATTGCCAAAAGGATGTGATAAAAAGGACCTTGGTCGTTGGAGGAATTGCATGCATCGCGACTTTACTGTTAACAG CTTGTTCTTTGATCCTTTTGTGAATAAAATCTATGATTATGCTGATGCACTTTCAGATTTGAAGTTATCAAAG CTGCGGACTTTAATTCCTGCCAAACTGTCATTTGAAGAAGATTGTG CAAGGATCTTGCGTGCCTTGAGACTAGCAGCTCGTCTGGGCTTGTCTTTTTCAGAAGATACTGAAAGTGCTATACATAAGCTCTCTTCATCCATCCTGAGCTTAGCTAAG TCTAGGATCTTGATGGAATTAAACTATATGCTGTCTTATGGGGCTGCTGAGCCTTCGCTATCTTTACTTCGGAGATTCCACCTACTTGAGATCCTGCTACCTCTCCAA GAGGCACATCTTACTCAACAAGCTCATATATCTGGTCAAAGTCCCTCGATGCTGATG aaactATTTTCCAATTTGGATAAGTTGGTTAGTTGTGATCGACCTGCTGATAGCTCCTTGTG GGTTGCAATATTGGCCTTTCACTTGGCATTAATTAGTAATCCTCAACATCCTCTTGTTGTGTTAACCGTTGCATCAGTACTTTTTCATGGAAAGTGGGAAGAAGGTGTCAAATTTGCAAGACAGCATGCTCAAGAAGTGCAAATTTATATTCCTGAAATTGCAAGTTGCTCTGACTCAATATCAGATGATGAACTTGCTGATAAAGTTAGTGAGTTGGCTGTGCAAGTGCAAAACTCTGTCTGTTTTTTGTCTGAAGCGGAAATCCTTCTTAAAGAGATGGCAAAATTTCCAGCATTCGAGTGCCCTGGCTTG GTATTTGTACCCAAGAAGTTGGGGGCCTCTGCAAAGCAGATATTTGATGTGCTAGTGAGAGATTTGACATTCCTAAGGACAAAAAGAGCAAGTATGGAAATAAATTATGATTCCTTAAAGAAaggaaacgctcgtgaggcaaGATTTGTCCTTGGCCAAATCATTTTGCATACATTGGGTTGTGAACTTGTCATAGGAGATGAGGTGAtgagaaaagataaaattagaTTGCATGCACTTGATCCAGAAAAGAATGCAGAGATACTGGCAGAAAATTCTCCTCTTGTTGTTGATCAGAGGAAAAAGACTGATACAAAACGCACTGTAAAAGCTGCTAATTTTGCGGAAGAACAAGTAGTTTCCAAGAAGCAGAAGTTGTTTGAAAAGATTGGTGGACTTTCTGAGCTAGGAAGAGATATGGATCAAATGCTAACTGCTGATACAGAGTCAATGGATCTAGATGGGAAAAAGCAAGATTTGTTAGAGGACGATTCCTGCTCAGAGGTTGCTAAGAAGTGTCGCAAAGGGAAGAGTAAAGAAACAGGCAGTTTGCTGCAGGTTTATGCAAGTAAGATGCTGGAAAAGGCAGATAGTCATGGGGTGCCTCGAGAAGAGATAAAATCAATGCTGGAAACTCTGAAATTTCAAGCAGGGAAACATGAGGCTCCTGTTAAGGAGCAGAAGACATCTGGTGATGAAGAGTACAAGAAGAGTGCTGAGAAGCATTTGAAGCTTTTGGAGCAAGTAAATAATGATGTTGCAAGAAAGCAGCCAAAATCTAAAGAGAGTTGCCTTTTGCATCAGGAACCAGATACTGAGCAACAGAATGTGGTGGTTGAGTATATCGGAGGTAATGTACATCAAAATAGGCGCGTTCTGGAGAAGGGTGTAAATCataaaaatgagaaactagaaggCAGACCTCAAACACTTTCTAGTCTATTCAAATGA